One Leclercia pneumoniae genomic region harbors:
- the nrdD gene encoding anaerobic ribonucleoside-triphosphate reductase translates to MTPHVMKRDGCKVPFKSERIQEAILRAAKAAGVDDADYCATVADVVCNQMNGRSQVDINEIQTAVENQLMSGPYKQLARAYIEYRHDRDIQREKRGRLNQEIRGLVEQTNPALLNENANKDSKVIPTQRDLLAGIVAKHYARQHLLPRDVVQAHERGEIHYHDLDYSPFFPMFNCMLIDLKGMLTQGFKMGNAEIEPPKSISTATAVTAQIIAQVASHIYGGTTINRIDEVLAPFVTASFEKHRKVAHEWQIPDAEGYAHSRTEKECYDAFQSLEYEVNTLHTANGQTPFVTFGFGLGTSWESRLIQQSILRNRISGLGKNRKTAVFPKLVFAIRDGLNHKFGDPNYDIKQLALECASKRMYPDILNYDQVVKVTGSFKTPMGCRSFLGVYEDENGEQIHDGRNNLGVISLNLPRIALEAKGNESAFWSLLESRLTLARKALMTRIARLEGVKARVAPILYMEGACGVRLKADDDVAEIFKNGRASISLGYIGIHETINALFGDKHMYDSAALRAKGVAIVQRLHDAVDQWKDETGYGFSLYSTPSENLCDRFCRLDTAEFGVVDGVTDKGYYTNSFHLDVEKKVNPYDKIDFEAAYPPIANGGFICYGEYPNIQHNLKALEDVWDYSYQHVPYYGTNTPIDECYECGFTGEFECTSKGFTCPKCGNHDAARVSVTRRVCGYLGSPDARPFNAGKQEEVKRRVKHLGNGQLG, encoded by the coding sequence ATGACACCGCATGTGATGAAACGTGATGGCTGTAAAGTGCCGTTCAAATCAGAGCGCATTCAGGAAGCTATTCTGCGTGCAGCTAAAGCAGCGGGAGTCGATGACGCAGATTATTGCGCCACCGTCGCAGACGTCGTTTGTAACCAGATGAACGGCCGCAGCCAGGTCGATATCAATGAGATTCAGACGGCGGTGGAAAACCAGCTGATGTCCGGCCCCTATAAGCAGCTGGCGCGCGCTTACATCGAGTATCGCCATGACCGTGATATCCAGCGCGAGAAGCGTGGCCGCCTGAACCAGGAGATCCGTGGCCTGGTGGAGCAGACCAACCCGGCCCTGCTGAACGAAAACGCCAACAAAGACAGCAAAGTGATCCCCACTCAGCGCGATCTGCTGGCCGGGATCGTGGCCAAACACTATGCCCGTCAGCACCTGCTGCCGCGTGACGTGGTGCAGGCGCATGAGCGCGGCGAGATCCACTATCACGATCTCGATTACTCTCCCTTCTTCCCGATGTTCAACTGCATGTTGATCGATCTGAAAGGGATGCTGACCCAGGGCTTCAAGATGGGCAATGCCGAGATTGAGCCGCCAAAATCCATCTCTACCGCCACCGCTGTCACCGCACAGATCATCGCCCAGGTGGCCAGCCATATTTACGGCGGTACCACCATCAACCGCATTGACGAAGTGCTGGCCCCGTTCGTAACGGCAAGCTTTGAGAAGCACCGCAAAGTCGCCCATGAGTGGCAGATCCCGGATGCAGAGGGCTACGCGCACTCCCGCACCGAGAAAGAGTGCTATGACGCCTTCCAGTCGCTGGAATATGAGGTGAACACCCTGCACACCGCTAACGGTCAGACGCCGTTTGTCACCTTCGGATTTGGTCTGGGCACCAGCTGGGAGTCGCGTCTGATCCAGCAGTCTATTCTGCGCAACCGCATCTCGGGCCTCGGTAAAAATCGCAAAACGGCGGTGTTTCCGAAGCTGGTCTTCGCCATTCGCGACGGCCTGAACCATAAGTTTGGCGATCCCAACTACGATATCAAACAGCTGGCGCTGGAGTGCGCGAGTAAGCGCATGTACCCGGACATCCTCAACTATGACCAGGTGGTTAAGGTTACCGGCTCGTTCAAAACGCCAATGGGCTGCCGCAGCTTCCTTGGCGTGTACGAAGATGAAAACGGCGAGCAGATCCACGACGGGCGTAACAACCTGGGCGTGATTAGCCTTAATCTGCCGCGCATCGCGCTGGAGGCGAAGGGTAATGAATCGGCGTTCTGGTCGTTGCTGGAGAGCCGTCTGACTTTGGCGCGTAAGGCCCTGATGACCCGTATCGCCCGTCTGGAAGGGGTCAAAGCCCGTGTCGCCCCCATTCTGTATATGGAAGGGGCGTGCGGCGTGCGCCTGAAAGCGGATGACGACGTCGCGGAGATCTTTAAAAACGGCCGTGCCTCTATTTCGCTGGGCTATATCGGCATTCACGAAACCATTAACGCGCTGTTTGGCGACAAGCACATGTATGACAGCGCGGCCCTGCGCGCCAAAGGGGTCGCGATTGTGCAGCGTCTGCACGACGCGGTTGACCAGTGGAAAGACGAAACCGGCTACGGCTTTAGCCTCTACAGCACCCCAAGCGAAAACCTCTGCGACCGCTTCTGCCGCCTGGATACCGCGGAGTTTGGCGTGGTAGACGGCGTAACTGATAAAGGTTATTACACCAACAGCTTCCACCTTGACGTGGAGAAGAAGGTGAACCCGTACGACAAGATCGACTTCGAAGCGGCCTACCCGCCCATCGCCAACGGCGGCTTCATCTGCTACGGCGAGTACCCGAACATTCAGCACAACCTGAAGGCGCTGGAAGACGTGTGGGATTACAGCTATCAGCATGTGCCCTATTACGGTACTAACACGCCAATCGACGAGTGCTATGAGTGCGGCTTCACCGGTGAGTTTGAGTGCACCAGCAAAGGCTTCACCTGCCCGAAATGCGGTAACCACGATGCCGCCCGGGTGTCCGTCACCCGCCGTGTGTGTGGCTATCTTGGCAGCCCGGATGCGCGTCCGTTCAACGCCGGGAAGCAGGAAGAGGTGAAGCGCCGCGTGAAGCATTTGGGGAATGGGCAGCTCGGTTGA
- a CDS encoding amidohydrolase/deacetylase family metallohydrolase has product MFDLLLRRARLTDDTLTDIAIQDGKIAALGEIDAPARKMVELNGDVFVSAGWIDSHVHCYPNSPIYHDEPDSVGIATGVTSVVDAGSTGADDVDDFYAITRKATTEVFALLNISRVGLIAQNELANMANIDAGAVKQAVTRHPDFIVGLKARMSSSVVGDNGITPLERAKAIQKENGDLPLMVHIGNNPPNLDEIAELLSSGDIITHCYNGKPNRILTPSGELRASITAALKRGVRLDVGHGTASFSFEVAKRAIAMGILPHTISSDIYCRNRINGPVGSLASVMSKFLAIGMSLPQVIACVTENAADGLRLTRKGRIQPGLDADLTLFTVKRQPTLLTDAENDSLQAEHILVPLAAIRAGKGYMTEQGSTEHAFDL; this is encoded by the coding sequence CGCGCCTTACCGACGATACCCTGACCGATATCGCCATTCAGGACGGGAAAATCGCGGCGCTGGGCGAAATTGACGCTCCCGCACGTAAAATGGTCGAGCTGAACGGCGATGTGTTTGTCAGCGCCGGCTGGATCGATTCTCACGTTCACTGCTACCCGAACTCTCCCATTTACCACGACGAGCCGGACAGCGTCGGCATCGCCACCGGCGTCACCTCGGTGGTAGACGCAGGCAGTACCGGGGCCGACGACGTTGACGATTTCTACGCGATTACCCGCAAGGCCACAACCGAGGTCTTTGCCCTGCTGAACATCTCCCGCGTTGGGCTGATCGCCCAGAATGAACTCGCCAATATGGCGAATATCGACGCCGGGGCAGTGAAGCAGGCGGTAACACGCCACCCCGATTTTATCGTTGGCCTGAAGGCGCGCATGAGCAGCAGCGTGGTGGGCGACAACGGCATTACGCCGCTGGAGCGCGCGAAAGCCATTCAGAAAGAGAACGGCGATCTGCCGCTGATGGTGCACATCGGCAACAACCCGCCGAACCTCGATGAAATTGCCGAACTGCTGAGCAGCGGCGATATCATCACCCACTGCTACAACGGCAAGCCGAACCGCATTCTGACCCCCTCTGGCGAGCTGCGCGCGTCTATCACCGCCGCCCTGAAGCGCGGCGTGCGACTCGACGTCGGCCACGGCACGGCGAGCTTTAGCTTTGAAGTGGCGAAACGCGCCATCGCGATGGGCATTCTGCCGCACACCATCAGCTCGGATATCTACTGCCGCAACCGCATCAACGGCCCGGTCGGCTCACTGGCGAGCGTGATGTCGAAATTCCTCGCCATCGGCATGTCGCTGCCGCAGGTGATCGCCTGCGTGACCGAAAACGCCGCCGACGGCCTGCGCCTGACGCGCAAAGGGCGCATTCAGCCGGGTCTCGATGCCGACCTGACGCTCTTCACCGTTAAACGTCAGCCGACGCTGTTGACCGATGCTGAAAACGACAGCCTGCAGGCTGAACATATTCTGGTGCCGCTTGCCGCCATCCGCGCGGGCAAGGGCTACATGACCGAACAAGGGAGCACGGAACATGCCTTCGATTTATGA
- a CDS encoding DgaE family pyridoxal phosphate-dependent ammonia lyase — MPSIYEKYNLKQVINTSGRMTALGVSTPRPEVVQAAMDGMNQYFEMKDLVNKTGEYIAKLLDVEGATVVSCASAGIAQSVAAVLVKESDWLLENLHITPIENNEIVLPKGHNVNFGAPVGTMVALGGGKLVEAGYANECSADQLAAAITPRTAAILYIKSHHCVQKSMLSVEQAAVVARKHDLPLIVDAAAEEDLHVYYRSGADLVIYSGAKAIEGPTSGLVIGKTQYVEWVKRQTAGIGRAMKVGKEGILGLTCAIEHYLTATKESGAEMVAKMTPFIDALNTLNGVTARVVWDSAGRDIARAEIKFDEAITGVGTGDLVHALKQGEYAIYFRGYKANEGIIEADVRSVNADQLNIVYRRISEVVGQEKNA, encoded by the coding sequence ATGCCTTCGATTTATGAGAAGTACAATTTAAAGCAGGTTATCAACACCTCTGGCCGCATGACGGCGCTGGGTGTCTCCACGCCGCGCCCGGAAGTGGTGCAGGCGGCGATGGACGGCATGAATCAGTACTTCGAAATGAAAGACCTGGTGAACAAAACCGGGGAGTACATCGCGAAGCTGCTGGACGTGGAAGGGGCGACGGTGGTTTCGTGTGCGTCTGCGGGTATCGCGCAATCCGTGGCGGCGGTGCTGGTCAAAGAGAGCGACTGGCTGCTGGAAAACCTGCACATCACCCCGATTGAGAACAATGAGATCGTCCTGCCGAAAGGGCACAACGTCAACTTCGGCGCGCCGGTCGGCACCATGGTGGCGCTGGGCGGCGGCAAGCTGGTGGAAGCCGGCTACGCGAACGAGTGCTCCGCCGATCAGCTGGCAGCGGCGATCACCCCGCGTACGGCGGCGATCCTCTATATTAAATCTCACCACTGCGTGCAGAAAAGCATGCTCAGCGTCGAGCAGGCGGCGGTGGTCGCCCGTAAACACGATCTGCCGCTGATCGTTGATGCCGCCGCGGAAGAAGATCTGCATGTCTATTACCGCTCCGGCGCGGACCTGGTGATCTACAGCGGCGCGAAGGCAATCGAAGGCCCGACCAGCGGCCTGGTGATCGGCAAAACCCAGTACGTCGAGTGGGTGAAACGCCAGACGGCGGGCATTGGCCGCGCCATGAAGGTGGGTAAAGAGGGGATCCTCGGCCTGACCTGCGCCATCGAACACTACCTGACGGCGACGAAAGAGAGCGGGGCGGAGATGGTGGCGAAGATGACGCCGTTTATCGATGCCCTTAACACCCTGAACGGCGTCACGGCGCGCGTAGTCTGGGACAGTGCCGGACGTGATATCGCCCGCGCAGAAATTAAGTTTGACGAAGCCATTACTGGCGTCGGCACCGGTGACCTTGTGCACGCCCTGAAGCAGGGCGAATACGCCATCTACTTCCGTGGTTACAAGGCCAACGAAGGGATTATCGAGGCGGACGTGCGCAGCGTGAATGCTGACCAGCTGAATATTGTGTACCGCCGCATTAGCGAAGTAGTAGGACAGGAGAAAAACGCATGA
- a CDS encoding lactonase family protein, which produces MHTRNLLVASLSLLATTAVAQTQYAWVGTYNPNGEGLYRFTLDPQTGALANKTLVSKLPNAAQLTVSHDGKTLYLASEVEQGVVQALRIGDKGDLSELNQVASGGAGPVYLSLTPNGQHLLVANYVSGSIAVLPVKADGSLGEATDTHQDSGEPGAAKPEAAVEGSFAISDHNGPHAHMIAADPSGKFVFSTDLGLDRIYQYRFDEQTGKLTPNDPPFINASSKGAGPRHFVFTPKGDALWLINEEASTLTHYALNSNGQLREGKTLSALPEGYKGTSFAAGLALSADGKQLYVANRLHNSIGHFTVTADGTLTHQDDVWTRGDYPRTLTLDKQGRWLYVMNQRSDNITRFRVAQDGKLRFEPDYTPVGSPSQMVISP; this is translated from the coding sequence ATGCACACCCGCAACCTGCTCGTCGCTTCACTCTCGTTACTCGCTACTACCGCCGTCGCCCAGACGCAGTACGCCTGGGTGGGAACCTACAACCCGAACGGTGAAGGGCTGTACCGCTTTACCCTCGACCCGCAAACCGGCGCGCTCGCGAACAAAACGCTGGTGAGCAAACTGCCGAACGCCGCGCAGCTGACCGTCTCGCACGACGGCAAAACGCTCTATCTGGCAAGCGAGGTGGAGCAGGGCGTAGTGCAGGCGCTGCGCATCGGTGATAAGGGCGATCTGAGCGAGTTAAATCAGGTGGCTTCCGGCGGCGCGGGGCCGGTCTATCTCTCCCTGACGCCGAACGGTCAGCATCTGCTGGTGGCGAACTACGTGAGCGGGTCAATCGCCGTTTTACCGGTGAAGGCAGACGGCAGCCTGGGTGAGGCCACGGATACCCACCAGGATAGCGGGGAACCCGGCGCGGCTAAACCCGAGGCGGCAGTGGAAGGCAGCTTCGCCATTAGCGATCACAATGGTCCCCATGCGCACATGATCGCCGCCGATCCGAGCGGGAAGTTCGTGTTCTCTACCGATCTGGGGCTGGATCGGATCTACCAGTATCGTTTTGACGAGCAAACCGGCAAGCTGACGCCCAACGATCCGCCGTTTATCAATGCCTCCTCGAAAGGGGCCGGGCCGCGCCACTTCGTCTTCACGCCAAAAGGTGATGCCCTGTGGCTGATTAACGAAGAGGCCTCGACGCTGACCCATTATGCGCTGAACAGCAACGGCCAGCTCAGAGAGGGCAAAACCCTCTCCGCCCTGCCGGAAGGTTACAAAGGCACCAGTTTTGCCGCCGGGCTGGCATTAAGTGCTGATGGAAAGCAGCTCTACGTGGCTAACCGATTGCATAACAGCATCGGGCACTTTACCGTAACAGCCGATGGCACGCTGACGCATCAGGACGACGTCTGGACGCGGGGTGATTATCCGCGCACCCTCACGCTTGATAAGCAGGGACGCTGGCTGTACGTCATGAATCAGCGCAGCGATAACATTACCCGTTTCCGCGTGGCGCAGGACGGCAAGCTCCGCTTCGAGCCGGACTATACCCCGGTCGGCAGCCCATCCCAGATGGTCATTTCACCTTAA
- the nrdG gene encoding anaerobic ribonucleoside-triphosphate reductase-activating protein, giving the protein MNYHQYYPVDIVNGPGTRCTLFVAGCVHECPGCYNKSTWRLNSGMPFTAEMEDQIIKDLNDTRIHRQGISLSGGDPLHPQNVPEILKLVKRIRRECSGKDIWVWTGYKLDELNDAQREVVDLINVLVDGKFVQDLKDPALIWRGSSNQVVHHLR; this is encoded by the coding sequence ATGAATTATCATCAGTACTACCCCGTCGACATCGTCAACGGCCCCGGCACCCGCTGCACGCTCTTTGTGGCAGGCTGCGTTCACGAATGCCCCGGCTGTTACAACAAAAGCACCTGGCGCCTGAACTCAGGCATGCCATTTACGGCAGAGATGGAAGATCAGATCATCAAGGATCTGAACGACACGCGCATTCACCGCCAGGGGATCTCCCTCTCCGGCGGTGACCCCCTTCACCCGCAGAACGTGCCAGAGATCCTGAAGCTGGTGAAGCGAATCCGCCGCGAGTGCAGCGGCAAAGACATCTGGGTCTGGACGGGCTATAAGCTGGATGAGCTGAACGACGCCCAGCGGGAAGTGGTGGATCTAATTAACGTGCTGGTGGACGGCAAATTTGTGCAGGATTTAAAAGACCCGGCGCTGATCTGGCGCGGCAGCAGCAACCAGGTCGTTCATCATCTGCGTTAA
- the treC gene encoding alpha,alpha-phosphotrehalase: MTTLPHWWQNGVIYQIYPKSFQDTTGSGTGDLRGVTQRLDYLQTLGVDAIWLTPFYISPQVDNGYDVANYTAIDPTYGTLDDFDELVAGAHARGIRIVLDMVFNHTSTQHAWFRESLNKASPYRQFYIWRDGTPDQLPNNWRSKFGGNAWRWHTESEQYYLHLFAPEQADLNWENPAVRNELKKVCAFWADRGVDGLRLDVINLVSKDQAFPDDELGDGRRFYTDGPRIHDYLQEMSRDVFTPRNLMTVGEMSSTTLEHCQQYAALDGRELSMTFNFHHLKVDYPNGEKWTLAQPDYVALKALFRYWQQGMHNRAWNALFWCNHDQPRIVSRFGDEGEYRVPAAKMLAMVLHGMQGTPYIYQGEEIGMTNPHFTRITDYRDVESHNMFAGLRTAGHDADALLAILASKSRDNSRTPMQWDASLNGGFTGGEPWIALCDNTRDINVQAALNDPDSVFYTYQRLIALRKAMPVLTWGDYQDLLPEHPSLWCYRRQWQGQTLMVVANMSRTCQSWQPEAAEGEWQTVISNYSETASHPAAMTLRPFEAVWWLQS, translated from the coding sequence ATGACTACCCTTCCCCACTGGTGGCAAAACGGCGTTATCTACCAGATCTATCCAAAAAGTTTCCAGGACACCACCGGCTCCGGCACCGGCGACCTGCGCGGGGTGACGCAGCGTCTCGACTATCTGCAAACGCTGGGCGTTGATGCCATCTGGCTCACCCCGTTTTATATCTCCCCGCAGGTGGATAACGGCTACGACGTGGCGAACTATACCGCCATCGACCCGACTTACGGCACGCTGGATGATTTTGATGAGCTGGTCGCCGGCGCCCACGCCCGCGGCATTCGCATCGTGCTGGATATGGTCTTCAATCATACCTCCACGCAGCACGCCTGGTTTCGCGAGTCGCTCAACAAAGCGAGTCCGTACCGACAGTTTTATATCTGGCGCGACGGCACCCCGGATCAGCTCCCCAATAACTGGCGCTCTAAATTTGGCGGCAATGCCTGGCGCTGGCATACGGAGAGCGAGCAGTACTACCTGCATCTGTTTGCCCCTGAGCAGGCCGATCTCAACTGGGAAAATCCGGCGGTGCGTAACGAGCTAAAAAAAGTCTGCGCGTTCTGGGCCGATCGCGGCGTGGACGGGCTGCGCCTCGACGTCATTAACCTGGTGTCGAAGGACCAGGCCTTCCCGGACGACGAGCTGGGCGATGGGCGTCGTTTCTATACCGACGGGCCGCGCATTCATGATTACTTGCAGGAGATGAGCCGCGACGTCTTTACGCCGCGTAACCTGATGACGGTGGGTGAGATGTCCTCCACCACGCTAGAGCACTGCCAGCAGTATGCCGCGCTGGACGGGCGCGAACTGTCCATGACCTTTAATTTCCACCACCTGAAAGTGGATTATCCCAACGGCGAGAAATGGACCCTGGCACAACCCGATTACGTGGCGCTCAAAGCCCTCTTCCGCTACTGGCAGCAGGGGATGCACAACCGGGCGTGGAATGCGCTGTTCTGGTGTAACCACGATCAGCCGCGCATCGTCTCCCGCTTTGGCGACGAGGGCGAGTATCGCGTCCCGGCGGCGAAGATGCTGGCGATGGTGCTGCACGGTATGCAGGGCACGCCATACATTTACCAGGGTGAAGAGATTGGGATGACCAACCCGCACTTTACCCGCATTACCGACTATCGCGACGTAGAGAGCCACAATATGTTTGCCGGACTGCGCACCGCCGGACACGATGCGGACGCGCTGCTGGCGATTCTGGCGAGCAAATCCCGCGACAATAGCCGAACCCCGATGCAGTGGGATGCCAGCCTCAATGGGGGCTTTACCGGGGGCGAACCCTGGATTGCCCTGTGCGATAACACCCGCGACATCAACGTGCAGGCGGCGCTTAACGATCCCGATTCGGTGTTTTATACCTACCAGCGGCTTATCGCCCTGCGCAAAGCGATGCCAGTGTTGACCTGGGGCGATTATCAGGACCTGCTGCCCGAACATCCCTCCCTCTGGTGTTATCGCCGTCAGTGGCAGGGACAAACATTGATGGTGGTCGCCAACATGAGCCGGACATGCCAGTCCTGGCAGCCCGAGGCCGCAGAGGGGGAATGGCAGACGGTGATAAGCAACTATAGCGAAACGGCCAGCCATCCTGCTGCCATGACGCTGCGCCCGTTTGAAGCGGTATGGTGGCTGCAGTCATAA
- the dagF gene encoding 2-dehydro-3-deoxy-phosphogluconate aldolase, producing MKLTPNFYRDRVCLNVLAGSKANASAIYEAAKGHVLVGVLSKNYPDVDSAVANMREYAALIDNALSVGLGAGDPNQSAMVSEISRQVQPQHVNQVFTGVATSRALLGQSESVVNGLVSPTGTVGMVKISTGPLSSAAPDGIVPVETAIALLKDFGGSSIKYFPMGGLKCRDEYQAVAEACARHDFWLEPTGGIDLENFEAILQIALDAGVSKIIPHIYSSIIDKASGDTRPEDVRTLLEMTKKLVK from the coding sequence ATGAAACTGACCCCCAATTTTTACCGTGACCGCGTCTGCCTGAACGTGCTGGCAGGCTCCAAAGCCAACGCCAGCGCCATCTACGAGGCGGCGAAAGGCCACGTTCTGGTGGGCGTGCTCTCCAAAAATTATCCGGACGTAGACAGCGCGGTCGCCAACATGCGCGAGTATGCCGCGCTTATCGATAACGCCCTTTCCGTGGGGCTAGGGGCGGGCGATCCGAACCAGTCTGCAATGGTGAGCGAAATCTCCCGTCAGGTGCAGCCGCAGCACGTTAATCAGGTCTTTACCGGCGTCGCCACCAGCCGTGCGCTGCTGGGGCAGAGCGAGTCCGTGGTGAACGGCCTGGTCTCGCCAACCGGCACCGTCGGCATGGTCAAGATCTCCACCGGCCCGCTGAGCAGCGCGGCACCGGATGGGATCGTCCCGGTTGAAACCGCCATTGCCCTGCTGAAAGATTTCGGCGGCAGCTCCATCAAATACTTCCCGATGGGCGGTCTGAAGTGCCGCGACGAGTACCAGGCGGTAGCGGAAGCCTGCGCCCGTCACGACTTCTGGCTCGAGCCGACCGGCGGCATTGATCTGGAAAACTTTGAGGCGATCCTGCAGATTGCTCTGGACGCGGGCGTGAGCAAGATCATTCCGCATATTTACAGTTCGATTATCGATAAAGCCAGCGGCGATACGCGCCCGGAAGATGTGCGCACGCTGCTGGAGATGACGAAGAAGCTGGTTAAGTAG
- a CDS encoding BglG family transcription antiterminator, translated as MRFPNQRLAQLFDLLQNETLPQDELAQRLSVSTRTVRADITALNALLASHGAQFILSRGNGYQLKIDDAERYQQLQSSHPRALRIPRTGPERVHYLVVRFLTSAFSLKLEDLADEWFISRATLQSDMVEVREWFTRYNLTLETRPRHGMKLFGSEMSIRACLTDLLWELAQQDGLNPLVTEVALNAGVPEQLVAVLHDTLTRHHIRLTDEGELFVRLYCAVSVRRISEGYPLPEFSAEDVEENVRDAAKDIAAAIALLADKALAPSEENWLCVHLAARQIQDIAPSAINADDDEALVNYILGYINTHYNYNLLSDAQLHADLLTHIKTMITRVRYQIMIPNPLLDNIKQHYPMAWDMTLAAVSSWGKYTPYVISENEIGFLVLHIGVGLERHYNIGYQRQPRVLLVCDAGNAMVRMIEAVLQRKYPQVEVTRTVTLREYEQSEAIAEDFVISTARISEKAKPVVQIAPFPTDYQLEQIGKLVLVDRTRPWMLEKYFDAAHFRIIDQPIDQQTLFRQLCEQLQSEGFVNREFLDSVIEREAIVSTMLGDGIALPHSLGLLAQKTVVYTVLAPKGIQWGDETAHVIFLLAISKSEYEEAMAIYDIFVTFLRERAMARLCGCGDFAAFKTVAVECLSRF; from the coding sequence GTGCGATTCCCGAACCAACGTTTAGCGCAACTTTTCGATCTGTTGCAAAACGAGACGCTGCCGCAGGACGAACTGGCGCAGCGGCTGTCGGTCTCCACGCGAACCGTCCGTGCTGATATCACCGCCCTGAACGCGCTGCTGGCGAGCCACGGCGCGCAGTTTATTCTGAGCCGTGGCAATGGCTATCAACTCAAAATTGACGACGCCGAGCGCTATCAGCAGCTGCAGTCATCCCACCCGCGCGCGCTGCGTATTCCGCGAACCGGGCCGGAGCGGGTGCACTACCTGGTGGTGCGTTTTCTTACCTCGGCTTTTTCCCTCAAGCTGGAAGATTTGGCTGACGAGTGGTTTATCAGCCGTGCCACCCTGCAAAGTGACATGGTTGAAGTTCGGGAATGGTTTACCCGCTATAACCTGACGCTGGAGACGCGTCCGCGCCACGGTATGAAGCTGTTTGGCAGCGAGATGTCCATTCGCGCCTGCCTGACCGATTTGCTGTGGGAACTGGCGCAGCAGGACGGCCTGAATCCGCTGGTCACCGAGGTGGCGTTGAACGCGGGCGTTCCGGAACAGCTGGTGGCCGTACTCCACGATACTCTGACCCGCCATCACATCCGCCTTACCGATGAGGGGGAGCTGTTTGTCCGCCTCTACTGCGCGGTGTCGGTACGTCGCATCAGCGAAGGCTACCCGCTGCCGGAGTTCAGCGCGGAAGATGTGGAAGAGAACGTGCGGGATGCCGCAAAGGATATTGCCGCGGCGATAGCGCTTCTGGCGGATAAAGCGCTGGCCCCCTCCGAAGAGAACTGGCTCTGCGTGCACCTTGCGGCGCGCCAGATCCAGGATATCGCCCCCAGCGCCATCAATGCTGACGACGACGAAGCGCTAGTTAACTATATTCTGGGTTATATCAACACCCACTATAACTACAACCTGCTCAGCGATGCCCAGCTGCATGCGGATCTGCTCACGCACATCAAGACCATGATCACCCGGGTGCGTTATCAGATCATGATCCCCAACCCGCTGCTGGATAACATCAAACAGCACTACCCGATGGCATGGGATATGACCCTGGCCGCCGTGTCGAGCTGGGGCAAATATACTCCATATGTCATCAGCGAAAACGAAATTGGTTTTCTGGTGCTGCATATCGGCGTGGGGCTGGAGCGTCACTACAATATCGGCTACCAGCGCCAGCCGCGGGTGCTGCTGGTGTGTGATGCCGGTAACGCGATGGTGCGAATGATCGAAGCGGTGCTGCAGCGCAAATACCCGCAGGTGGAGGTAACCCGCACCGTGACGCTGCGCGAGTACGAGCAGAGTGAGGCCATCGCCGAAGACTTTGTTATCTCTACCGCGCGTATCAGCGAAAAGGCCAAGCCGGTGGTGCAGATCGCCCCCTTTCCGACCGATTATCAACTGGAGCAGATTGGCAAGCTGGTGCTGGTGGACCGCACCCGCCCGTGGATGCTGGAGAAGTATTTCGACGCCGCTCATTTCCGCATTATTGACCAGCCCATCGACCAGCAGACGCTGTTCCGCCAGCTGTGTGAACAGCTTCAGTCAGAAGGCTTTGTTAACAGAGAATTTCTCGACTCGGTGATTGAACGTGAAGCCATCGTCAGCACCATGCTGGGCGATGGCATAGCGCTGCCGCACTCGCTGGGTCTGCTGGCGCAAAAGACCGTGGTCTATACGGTGCTGGCCCCGAAGGGGATCCAGTGGGGGGATGAAACCGCGCACGTTATCTTCCTGCTGGCCATTAGCAAAAGCGAGTACGAAGAGGCGATGGCGATCTACGATATTTTCGTCACCTTTTTACGCGAGCGGGCGATGGCGCGGCTGTGCGGCTGCGGTGATTTTGCGGCATTTAAAACGGTGGCGGTGGAGTGCCTGAGCCGCTTTTAA